A region of the Antedon mediterranea chromosome 4, ecAntMedi1.1, whole genome shotgun sequence genome:
CCATTCGTCCACATTCACCAATGATAACATCTGAAGATGGCAACTGGTGTGAAAACGCCTTGTGGTATGCCGAAGAAAGAACGCCAGGGCAAATGGCAACAGACCTCGCAAACTGCAAAGAAGACAAAAGAAATAAAGGAGACAGCAAGAAAAACAGCAAGTTCCATCACTCAATCTTCGAGGTACCAATACTGCCAATGGGAAGTGACATGGTGCATGTAGTGCCACCAGTACTACATATCATGTTAGGTCTCACGGTTCGTTTTTATAAGCAAATCGAAGACATTGCGAGAACAGCAGATGGTAGCAAAAATGTTGAAGAGAACGCAACGTTCGTAGAATGGAACATGAAAACAGAAGAGGTTAAGGAAATAGAAGAGaagacagaattatcaaaagccgACTTAAGGTATCAAGTTTCGCTTCTGGAAGGATTCCGTAAGTGTATGAATGGTAATCGTGGAAATGGTCTTTCAGACAAATGTGCCCTAGCCACTTGTGCCCTCGCAAGGAATAAAGTAGAAGGAGTAGTGGCGGGGGACATTTCCTGGATTAGATGTGACAGCTGTGATGAGGAGGTAGAGGAGGATAGGAAATGGTTTCATGTAGATTGTGTGGGCTTGAAGGGTGAGGACTATGTGAATATGGAATTCCATTGTCCTCAATGTAGAAAGCAGCTTGAAACACCTGCTGATATTATGGAATGGCAAACTGATAGAGTAGAAAGTTGTAAGGAAAGCTTAGAAAAGATGGAAAAGGAGAAGGGTGTAGCAGAGAAGGAATTGGCGGAAGTATATGAAGAAGTGAAAGGGATAATTGGTCCAAGAGAAAAGTTGTTAAATTCAATTCTGGATGGCGAGCTGCACGTCAAAAAGCAAGCATACCATTCGCAATGTTTTGTTGGGAATCACTGCAAGAAGATTTTGCGTAATTCGGTGAGAGTCCTGGCATGCTTAGAGGGACTTCCCGATCACCAGAGGTATGTTGATTTGCTGGGTAGGTTGGACCATGTTTTTTCTTTCACAAGTGCAAGATTTTTATGCGACAACGAGGTTGAAGATGTTCGCCAAAGCTGTTGGGCATTGGGAATTTTCTTTTGCAGTATCTTTCCTGAGCAGAACATTCCGCCCAAACTGCACATCTTAATATCTCATGTTCCTGAATGCGCACTTTTGTTTAGAACTTTAGGTCTGTTGTCCGAACACGGCATCGAGTCACTCCACGCTCAAGTAAATGCAGACGCCAGGCAATATGCCCCAGTTCGCGATAATATTGAAAGGCTAAGGTTAGTATTTAACCTACATAGTCAGAGAGCACTTGTTGGCACTGAAGGGTTGAACACGGGGAGAAGAAAGTGCCAATGTGGTGGATGGTTTTCGGCATAAAGTGACGGGGAAAAATATTGCAAGACATGTGGCGATCTTCAATCTCTGTAAATAGTAACCTGGCCCCGAAACCGCGACATAGAAATACCGGATTGGTGTCCGGCGGGAAATAGtttaccataaaaaaaaaaaaaaaaaaaaaaaaaaaaatacgtgTATAGAGAGAGAGAGCACAGCTTTTGTTCTTGTAAGCCTGTATAAATAATGGCCCCGAAACCGCGACTCAGAAATACCGGgttggtgtccggcgggggataaaaaaaaaatgtatatagaGAGAAAGCACAGGCTTATTTATGTTAACATTTTCTATCGTacgttatttgtaatttttttttgttcttctaggcctatataaataatGGCCCCGAAACCGCGACTCATAAATACCGGgttggtgtccggcgggggatagttttactattaaaaaaaaaaaaaaaaaaacactgtatATAGAGAGGAATCACAGGCCTatttatgttaacattttgtatCATAcgttatttgtaatttgtttttgttcttgtaggcctatatttaatcATGGCCCCGAAACCGCGACTCAGAAATACCGGGTTGGTGTCCGGCGGGGAATAGtttaccataaaaaaaaaaccactgtATATAGTTTAGAGAGAAAGCACATGCCTATTAGTatttatgttaacattttgtctATCATAcgttatttgtaatttgtttttgttcttgtaggtctatatataaataattgtataaattgtgtaaa
Encoded here:
- the LOC140047586 gene encoding uncharacterized protein, whose product is MDGKSTEMESQQFQEPLKSQLPPKLQAKGPGTQLVPETFPAVPLHEADDIHTLKNEIIHLKQHNQNLTDQLTAMTQQNECLQKNAKDQTTKHNATLSVCLEKGEGPLALEVISSREESTDEDLIATLMVFVKQNPRISLEAFKRAGINYINKLSTSETLDLKLLLRLPMQKLRQLRTFLTNHGIPVLASDRKLYKELKGRRNLSDIKVGEMVMQKAANAKESKIAFVRVNNIHDWIKEVVHIHEQNDNLWEHQCFHNEAWVKIGGDKGGPSTKLVAQIVNVNKPNSATTTEIISMYNAFDNYSNMKAMFDVYTEQFVHLQNESTLQIGGCEKPVRVFLFGDYEWLTKILGHLGPVSTFPCLWCYIHRDDLYRPANERTIRPHSPMITSEDGNWCENALWYAEERTPGQMATDLANCKEDKRNKGDSKKNSKFHHSIFEVPILPMGSDMVHVVPPVLHIMLGLTVRFYKQIEDIARTADGSKNVEENATFVEWNMKTEEVKEIEEKTELSKADLRYQVSLLEGFRKCMNGNRGNGLSDKCALATCALARNKVEGVVAGDISWIRCDSCDEEVEEDRKWFHVDCVGLKGEDYVNMEFHCPQCRKQLETPADIMEWQTDRVESCKESLEKMEKEKGVAEKELAEVYEEVKGIIGPREKLLNSILDGELHVKKQAYHSQCFVGNHCKKILRNSVRVLACLEGLPDHQRYVDLLGRLDHVFSFTSARFLCDNEVEDVRQSCWALGIFFCSIFPEQNIPPKLHILISHVPECALLFRTLGLLSEHGIESLHAQVNADARQYAPVRDNIERLRLVFNLHSQRALVGTEGLNTGRRKCQCGGWFSA